AGCTGCTGGTGTGTGGTAGCCGATGGCTGTATAATTAACGTTTTGGCATCGCCAACATTAGCAAGGTGACTAACCAAATTAAGGTTATCAATTACCTTGGTAGCATTTTCTTTACCGCCCTTTATCTCGAAAGATAATACCGCGCCAAAGCCATTCTTTAAATACTTTTTAGCCAGTGTATGTTGCGGCGACGATTCGAGACCCGGGTAGTTAACCGATTCAACAAAATCTTGCTTTTCCAACCATTTGGCCAGTTCTAATGCATTGTCTACATGGCGTTGCACACGCAAGGATAAGGTCTCTAATCCCTGTAAATTCAACCACGAATTAAACGGCGATTGCGAAGGGCCAAAATCGCGGAGGCCTTCAACCCTAGCACGTATAATAAACTGTATGTTGCCAAACGGCCCGCCTATGCCAAATACATCGGCAAAAACCAACCCATGATAACCTTCAGACGGCTGGGTAAACTGTGGGAACTTGCCGTTACCCCAATTATAATTACCGCCATCAATTATAGCGCCGCCAATGCTGGTGCCGTGGCCGTTTATCCACTTGGTGGTCGATTCTACCACCACATGTGCGCCATGTTGCAGGGGGCGAAACAAATAGCCGCCTGCGCCAAATGTATTATCTACTATTAAAGGCAGATCATGTTTGTTGGCTAAAGCGCTTAACTTTTCAAAATCGGGTATATTAAAACCAGGGTTGCCAATACTTTCGGTGTAAATGGCTTTGGTCTTGTCGTCTATTAATTTTTCAATGCTTTCGGCGGTATCGTCTGCAGCAAAGCGGGCCTCGATGCCCAGGCGTTTAAAGGCTACTTTAAACTGGTTATAAGTACCGCCATACAAAAAAGGCGAGGTTACAAAATTATCGCCTGCCTGTAATATATTGTTAAGGGCTATAAATTGTGCCGCCTGGCCCGATGCTGTAGCTAATGCAGCCACACCGCCTTCAAGGGCTGCTATGCGTTTTTCAAAAACATCGGTTGTGGGGTTCATCAACCGGGTATATATATTGCCAAATTCTTTTAAGGCAAACAGGTTTGCACCATGTTCGGCACTGTTAAATACGTATGAGGTGGTTTGATACAAAGGTACCGCGCGCGAACCTGTTGTTGGGTCAACTTCCTGACCGGCGTGTAGTTGGAGTGTTTCGAATTTTAAAGCAGACATCTTCTGTAGATTTAAAGGTTTTTTTGAATGAAATGTTACAGTTACAGCAGGATAGTACTATCCTTTGAGGGTATCACGTGTTTTCGGGAATGAGAAAAGGGAACGTGTACAGTATCAACAGCAGCAACACATGCAAATACAGCCGGTAATATGGTTGTATGCAATGGTATTATCAGATAGGGGATACTGATTGTTTTGTTGAGCTAAGTAAGTTGTAATTTTCATGATTAAAAATTTATATCCCCCGGTTAACTATTCTCCGGGACAGGAATTGGCACCTTCTCCACCTTGGAGGGTTGCCAGCGGGTTTTCGAGCCTGATCTCTCGCCGCTTCTTTATAAATCAAAATCCTTTTTTGAAGGGAATTGATCGATTGGTGTTGCTACCAAATAATGTTTCAAATATAGAGCAAAGGGAATTTAATTTCCAAATATTATTTTAATTTTATTGTCATTTATCTTTTTAATATAAATATCTCTCTTAAATGAAATCCCTTTTTATTACAGTTTTAGCAGTATTAACACTTACATGTATTACAAATGCACAACAGAAGAGTTTGTCAGTAATTTCTATTAACGGCATTGTTTTGTGTCAAACAAACATAGATGACCTAAAACAAAAATTTACTGATATAAAAGAGGCTGATGTGGAAGAGATGGATTTGCAAAAGGGTTGTTATGGTCAGGATTCAAGATTTATAGCCGGTCATGGTTTTGCTTCCGAAAAACTGCCAGGAATGATTTTTCAAAAAAGCCAAACATCAGACTTTATAAGTAAAGTAAGATTAAACAAGCAGTTTATTGGAACACTACCTGACGGCAAAAAGATTGACATGAATAATTTTCTATTGAAAGATTTATTTCAATTATATCCACAATTTAAAAGTAAATGGGGGTCAAGAGGATGTTCTGATTATTGGAATTTTTCTAATGATACATTGTCTTTTTACGTAAGTATAGACAAATCAAAACACCCCCAATTTCCTATTGATGAAGATTATTATATGAATAAGCCAGTAATAGCTGTAGACATTATCTCATCATGTTACGAACAAGAAAACGGAGAGGATTTTGATATTGCTGTTATACCTGCCGATCCTTTATATTTCGTTGATAGTATACAGGTATATAAAGCAGATCTGATAAAATATAACCCACAAGATATAGCTATGGTGCGTGTCTACAAAGGTAATGATGCTATTAAAGTAGGTGGGCCTGAGGCTAAGAATGGCGTTATCTTCATTGAAACCAAAGCTTACGATAAAAAACGATACTGGAACTATTTTAAATCAAAATCAGCCGAATATGCTAAATTGGTGCCTTCGCCAATTGAAGACTCGAATGTGCAATACATTCTTAACAAAAAAGTATTAAAAGAAAATTACGAAGGCGATCTAGCCTCTATTAATGATGAGTTGTTTAAGGAAATACAAATTATTAACAAAGAGCAACTCATAAAAGAGTTTGGAGTAAAAAACAAAGATTATGGAATAATTATAATTTCAAACACCTCGCGTAATCTTAAAAATGGAAAAGATAAGTTTTAATTATCCTATTCTCATTACCTGCTCCATATCGGCTATCAAATCATCAATATGCTCTAAGCCTACAGATACCCTAAGCAAGTTAAAAGGCGTTTTTGTATCCAGCCCTTCAACAGAGGCGCGGTGCTCTATCAGGCTTTCCACGCCGCCTAAGCTGGTGGCTTGTGTAAATATCTTTAAGGCGTTTATAACGCGTTTTGCTTCGGTCTCGCCGCCTTTTAAGGTAAAGGACAACATAGCCCCCGGTGCGCTCATTTGCTGCTGCACAATGTCATATTGCGGGTGTGACTTTAATCCGGGGTACATCACCTGCTCCACTTTAGTATGCCCCTCTAAATAAGCGGCCAGCAATTGCGCGTTATGCACATGGCCGTGCACACGGTAGGGCAGGGTTTTAATACTTCGGGTAAGGTAATAGCAGTCCATAGGCGAGGGGATAGCACCGCCCATGGTTTGTACATTGCGTATTTTTCCCCAAAACTCATTTTTTTCGGCAGTAATTAAGGCGCCGCCCATCAGGTCGCTGTGGCCGCCAAAGTATTTGGTAGCCGAGTGCATTACCATATCGGCACCTAAAGCCAATGGCTGTTGGCATATAGGGGTAGCAAAGGTATTATCAACCACCACCTTAATACCGTGTTGCTTTGCAACGGCCACTACCTTTTTAATATCGGTTATTTTTAACAAAGGGTTGCTGGGCGTTTCTATCCATATTAAACCGGTGTTGGGTTTTATATGTGTTTCCAGCACATCTGTATTGTTTACATCTATAAAATCAAACTCCAGTATACCCACAAAAAGTTGTTTTAGCTGGTTACGCAGGCCATGGTACATATCATCGGGCGCAATAATGTGTGTGCCCGGCTCTAAAGCTTGAAAAACCGACATACCCGCCGCATTACCTGATGAAAACGCCGCGGCTTCGGCGCCGCCTTCTAATTTGGCCAGCACTTGTTCCAGCGAGCTACGGTTAGGGTTGGCAGCACGGCTATACTGGTAGCCGGATGAAAAGCCGCCATCGGCGTCGCGCTCAAAAGTGGTAGCCATGATGATGGGTTGTACAACAGCTTTGGTAGCAGCATCGGTGTGGTTACCGGCGTGTATGGCAATGGTTTCAATTTTCATAACGGCTCAAATTACCGCAAAAAAGTTTATTTTTACTTGCTAATAAACCAATTTTATGAAAAGTCTTCGTATAAATATACTATTGCTAATTTTTACGGTGATTGCAATAACATCATGCAGTAAGGATAAAAGCAGCAATGTTATTACTCATTCTGCAACAGAAGTGGTTGCTAAAAATTTCGCGGAAAGCCAGCAGGCATGGGCTGCTTTTAAAACTACAAATAGTAATACTTACACATTTATTTTATCAGGGTATTCATTTACGGGTAATACCTCCGAGACCAAAATAACAGTAGCCAACGGTGCTATTATAAAGCGTGATTACTTATATTATCACAAGGATGGAGTTTCAAAGATCACCATAAACGAATGGCATGAAACAACGGCAAATTTAAATTCCCATCCGGATGATAACGCGCCATTTTACACATTAGATGAGGTGTACACTACAGCAAAAAGTGTGTGGTTAAAAGCCGATGCTGTTACAAATGACGTTTACTTCGAAGCAAAAAATAATGGTATCATATCTGTTGCGGGCTACACCCCAAAAGATTGCATGGACGACTGTTTTGTTGGTGTGCACATCACCGGCGTAAGCAAATAGCACTCGGATTCATATTCTGTAAGAAGATTGTCATACTATGTGTTTAAACACGGTATGCTAATATGATACTTATAAAACCTGCCGCATTTTACTACATTTGCGTAAATATTTTTTTGAATGGAAGTATCAGATAATTTCCAGGTACTGCTGAATAATCCGCAGCTTTTACCCGAACTTAAAGACATTGCCGAGAAGGTACTCCATAACCAACGCATCACTTTTGACGAAGGCGTAATGCTTTACGAAAAAGCCGAATTAGGTTACCTGGGGGTACTTGCCAACTACATACGCGAACAAAAGCACGGGGATAAAACCTATTTCAACCGTAACTTTCATATCGAGCCTACTAACCTTTGTGTTTACGACTGTAAATTTTGCTCGTACTCGCGCCTCATAAAACAGCGCAGCGAAGGCTGGGAATATACAATGGAAGAAATGCTGGACATTGTATATAAATATGATGACCAGCCGGTTACCGAAGTACATATTGTAGGTGGCGTTTTACCACAATACGATGTTGCTTTTTACAGCGAGTTATTTACCCGCATTAAAAAGCACAGGCCAAATTTACATGTAAAGGCTTTAACCCCTGTTGAGTACCATTACATATTTAAAAAAGCCAAAATTGATTACGCCACAGGCATGCAACTAATGAAAGATGCAGGCCTGGAGTCTATCCCCGGTGGTGGTGCCGAGATATTTCATCCTGAGGTGCGCGAGCTGATCGCTAAAGATAAATGTAATGCCGACCAATGGCTGGCCATACACGAAGAGTGGCATAAACTGGGTATGCGCTCAAATGCTACCATGCTTTATGGCCATATCGAAAAATTTTGGCACCGGGTTGACCATATGGAACGCCTGCGCCAATTGCAGGACCGTACCGGTGGTTTTCAAACCTTTATACCATTAAAATTTCGCAACCAGGATAACCAGATGAGCGATGTGCCCGAATCTACCGTGGTAGAAGATCTGCGTAATTATGCCATCGCACGTATCTATCTGGACAACTTTGACCATGTGAAAGCCTATTGGGCCATGATAAGCCGTACCACTGCACAGCTATCCTTAAACTTTGGGGTTGATGATATTGATGGTACACTGGACGATACTACAAAAATATATTCGATGGCAGGTGCTGAAGAGCAACACCCAGGTATGAGCACTAAGGAACTGGTTACGCTGATAAAAAATGCAGGTCGCCATCCTATAGAGCGCGACACATTATACAATGTAGTAACCGACTACAATACCTACGAATTTCCGGAAGAGGAAAAGCCCCGCTTTTATAAGCTGCCGGTAATTAATTAGTTTGATGGTTTACTTGTTCATTAGCTTGTTAGTGGACATTGCACCAATAAACAATTGAGCGAATAACAAAATGATACAAAAGACATTATATATAGTACGCCACGGCCAAACCGACCTTAACAAACAAGGTATAGTACAAGGCAGGGGCCGGGATACCGACCTTAACGACGAAGGCCGCCGGCAGGCACAGCAATTTTACGCCGCTTACAAGCATGTGCCATTCAATAAAATATACATATCTAAGCTAAAGCGCACACAGCAAAGCATACAACAGTTTATTGATCTGGGTATCCCATACGAGAAATTGGAGGGACTGGATGAGTTAGCCTGGGGTATATACGAAGGCCAACCCTCCACACCCGAAAATAAAGCTGCTTTTTTGGATCTGATGCGCAACTGGCTTGATGGCAACCTGGATGTGAAATTTGAAGGCGGCGAAAGCCCTAACGAAGTAAAAGCACGCCAGTTACAGGCATTGGAAACCATAATGAGCCATCCCGAGGAGAAAAATGTGCTGATATGTATGCACGGCAGGGCACTGCGTTTGCTGCTGTGTATATTAACCGATCAGCCCTTAACCCAAATGGACACCTTTCCGCATCAAAACCTGGTGCTTTATAAAGTTACTTACGATGGCAGCAAGTTTGAAATTGTCGATTTCAACAACGCCAGCCACATAAAAAATTCCTGAACGATAAAGTGAATAAGATAAAAGTATCCGCTGTTAGCTATACTAACACTAAACCCTTTTTATACGGCCTGCAACATTCGGCTATACAAGATAACATAGAGCTGAGCCTTGATAACCCGTCGGATTGTGCCCAAAAACTTATAGACGACGTTGTTGACATCGGTTTAATACCTGTTGCCGCTACTTTAAGCATGCCGCAATGGGAAATTGTATCTGCATATTGTATTGGTGCCGTAGGTGCGGTAAATTCGGTTTTCATATTCAGCAATTGCGCTATTAACGATGTTAAAACCGTGCAGTTAGATCCGCAATCGCGCAGCTCAAACAATTTGGCCAGGGTTTTACTGAAAAATTATTGGAAGATACAGCCCGAACTGATCACAGGCGCGGATGATTATTCGCACGCTACAGATGCTAATACCGCCTTTGTACAAATAGGCGACCGTACCTTTGGTAAAAAGGAAAACTACAAGTATGTATATGACCTGGCCGAAGAATGGCAAAAGTTTACCGGCCTGCCTTTTGTTTTTGCCGCATGGATAGCAAATAAGCCCATCCCGGCCGATTTTATGAAACAGTTTGACGAGGCCTTACGCTTTGGCCTTGCGCATAGGCACGAGCTTTTAAAACAGCTACCCCAACGTGCCGACTTCGACCTGGAAGATTACCTGATGCATAAACTTGATTTTGACTTAACAGATGATAAAAGGAAAGCGCTGTACTTGTTTTTAGATTATATAAAGGCGCTATAACAAATTTCATATTCTTAAAACCATATCCTTTTATTGATATTGAATAATAACACAACAAATTAATAAAATGGATGCACAAAAACTTAAAGGACAAGTTGCGCTGATAACCGGCGCAGATAGCGGTATTGGCAAAGGCGTAGCTATTGCTATGGGTGCAGCGGGGGCTAAGGTACTTGTCAACTATGTTCATAATCACGACGCGGCAGATAAAGTGGTAGAGGAGATAAAGGCCGCTGGCGGTGAGGCGATTACCTTTCATGCCGATGTGAGCAAGGAGGATGAAGTAAAGGCCATGTTCGCTAAAATAATTGATACTTATGGCACTGTTGATATACTTGTAAACAATGCCGGCCTGCAAAAAGACGCCAAATTTGTTGATATGACCCTGGATGAATGGAACACGGTTATCAATATCAACCTTACCGGGCAGTTCCTTTGCTCGCGCGAGGCTGCCAAAGAGTTTATAAAAAGGGGAGTAGTTGAAGGGGTAAGCCGCGCTGCTGGTAAGATAATTTGCATGAGCAGCGTGCACGAGGTAATACCCTGGGCCGGGCATGTAAATTACGCGGCCAGTAAGGGCGGTATCAGCATGTTTATGAAAAGTATAGCTCAAGAACTTGCACCGCATAAAATACGGGTAGCCGGCATTGGGCCGGGTGCCATACAAACCCCTATAAATAAAGATGCCTGGGAAACCCCCGAGGCACTTGATAAGTTGCTGACACTCATTCCCTATAACCGTATTGGCCAGCCTGGTGATATTGGCAAATTGGCTGCCTGGCTGGCATCAGACGAAGCCGATTATATCACCGGAACCACCATTTTTATAGATGGCGGCATGACACTTTACCCCGGATTTGCCGATAACGGTTAATAATGCAAGGATTTTAAGCCTTATCTGTCATAAAAATGTCACAAACAACACCCTTGTTAACGTTAAATTTACCTTAGTGTACTTTTTACAATAAGTATATGTGTTTTTTATTGAGATATTGTAAAAAATACACTAAGTATTTGTTTGTTTTTTGAAATTTTTATTATAATGGAGTGTATATTATTAAATATTCATAATAATTAGCTATAATTTTGAATATTTATACTTGTAGCTTACTTTTGTTATAACAAATTTAAAAAACGACAAAATGAAAAAGATATTTATAACAACCGCAATTGCTGCATTATTCACTGCAAACGTATTTGCATTCAACGGTAGCAAAACAACCGAAGATGGTTCTGAAAAAGCATCATATACTGCTATCACAAAATTCAATAACGATTTTGTTAGGGCCGAAGGTGCTACCTGGAAAATTACCAGCAAATTCCAAAAAGTTACCTTTATACTTGACGATGTTAAAATGTCGGCATTTTACAACTTAAAAGGCGAATTTATTGGTGTAACTCAAAATGTACAATTTAAAGCTTTACCAGAAAAAGCTAAAACCGAAATTGCTGCTAAATACGTAGGTTACTTTGCACAAGAGGTTATTAAATTAGAAGGCGGTGACGATACCACTTCATATTTTGTTGACCTGAAAAAAGACAGCGAAGAAGTATTATTGAAAGTTACCCCGACTGCAAACATTACGGTTGCAAAACAAATACAATAATCAAAAACAACATATAATACAGTAAGAGCCGACGTTTTTAACGCCGGCTCTTCTGTTTTAATTGGTTTTTTAGGCCAAATAAAAATTTTTATTTGGTTATTAATTATTTTATATATTTGAACAGATAGTTGTACATTCTATAATTGATTATTAAACCTTTTTATATTCAGTTGAATTACTTACTGATCTTTAACAAAAATATTTAATACGATTATACTAATATTATGAAAACTGGAAAAGTAAAATGGTTTAACACACAAAAAGGTTATGGGTTTATTGTTACCGATGATGGTAAAGATCTGTTTGTGCATTTTAAGGATGTACAAGGTGGTGTAAATGCTATTAAAGATAACGATAGCGTAGAATACGAAGTTGAAGAAGGCAGAAAAGGATTACAGGCAGTAAACGTTAAAAAAGTTTAATATCTGCACTAAAGCATAACGGAACCCTTGTTGAAAAACAAGGGTTTTTTTATTGATAAAAATTAGGCAACAATACATGCTTTATTTACTTTAGCCTACCAATTATTTTACACATCATGACTGCTACTGCTTCGTCAACAATTTCACGTAACGCTATTTTCCTGGTATTAGTAGCCTCTTTAGGTTACTTTGTTGATATATACGATCTTTTAGTATTCTCGATAGTACGTAAAGCAAGCCTGCATGATATTGGCGTAGCAGATGCCGATATGCTATTGAAAGGCCAGTTTATTATTAATGTACAAATGTTTGGTTTGTTATTGGGCGGCTTATTATGGGGCATAATAGGCGATAAGTTGGGCCGCATCAAAGTATTATTTGGGTCGATATTATTATACTCTATAGCCAATTTTGCCAATGCCTATGTTTATGATGTAAACAGCTATGCCATCATTCGTTTTATTGCCGGTATAGGCCTTGCCGGCGAGTTAGGGGCAGGCATTACCCTTGTAACCGAAACCCTAAGTAAAGAGAAACGCGGCTACGGCACTATGATAGTAGCTGTTATAGGTTTATTTGGTGCTGCCGCGGCCTACGCGGTAGCTAAATATGGCTGGCAAACTGCCTATAAGGTAGGGGGCGGTTTAGGGGTTATTTTATTGCTGTTGCGCCTTGGTACGTTCGAATCGGGGATGTTTAAAAACGTGCAGCAAAGTGGCGTATCAAAAGGAAACTTTTTTATGCTTTTCAGCAGTTTCGACAGGTTTAAAAAATATTTGTACTGCATATTAATTGGCGCGCCGCTTTGGTATGTGGTAGGCGTGTTGGTAACTCTATCGCCGGAGTTTGGTAAAGCCTTAGGCGCAAAAGAGCCATTAAGTGCCGGCGAAGGGGTATTATACACTTATATAGGCATTGCCATAGGCGATATTTTTGCCGGGCTATTGGCTCAGATCACCAAATCAAGGCGGTTAACTATGGCAGTATTTTTAACGCTGTCTGTTGTAAGTGCGTTTACCTATCTGGGTTCAACCGGCATCACACATGATAAGTTTGTATGGACCTGTTTTTTTATGGGCTGTACGGTAGGCTACTGGGCAACTTTTGTTACCATAGCAGCCGAGCAGTTTGGCACCAATATACGGTCGACAGTTACTACTACAGTACCTAATTTTGTACGTGGTTCCTTAATACCCATCAATATGGCGTTTAACGCCTTTGTGGTGCATTACGGGATGGTAACCAGCGGCTATATTATGATGGTGATACTCACCGTAATATCTTTATTATCGCTTAGCCAGTTAAAAGAAACTTTTGGTAAAGATCTTGATTATTTGGAAGTGAGTTAATTAAGTATGCTTTATAACAACTATTAAACGTATTGTAGGCATATCCTTTTAACCTGATTAAGTTTCACTAATTTTACCCCATGATTAGCAAGGAACAAATAGCTGCGGATTATAAAGAAATACAGGACGAGATATGTGCCGCGCTTGAAGCGACTGATGGCAAAGCAGTTTTTGCAGAGGAGCTTTGGGAGCGTGAAGGTGGCGGCGGCGGCCGTACCCGCATTATACAAAATGGTGATATTTTTGAAAAAGGCGGCGTAAACTTTTCGGCTGTTGAGGGGCAGTTACCACATAACATAAAAAAAGCCCTTAATGTAGAGCAGGATGATTTTTTTGCGACGGGCGTATCCATAGTTATTCACCCTAATCACCCCCTGGTTCCAATCATTCACATGAATATCAGGTATTTTGAAATGCCCTCGTCATTTGGGCAGGATAGGCCACCTGTGCGCTGGTTTGGCGGAGGGATAGACCTTACACCACACTATGTGATAGACGAAGATGCCCGGTTTTTCCATCAGCAGTTAAAAGATGTTTGCGACAGGTTTAACCACGATTTTTACCATCGCTTTAAAACCTGGGCCGACGATTACTTTTATATAAAGCACCGTAACGAAACCCGCGGTATTGGCGGCATATTTTACGACCGTTTGGCCAATTCAGACGATATGCGGTTAGAGGATATTTTTGAGTTTTCGAAAGCTGTGGGCCGTTCGTTTGCACCTACTTATATCGAGTTAGTTAACCGTAACCGCAATAAGCCC
This portion of the Inquilinus sp. KBS0705 genome encodes:
- a CDS encoding SDR family oxidoreductase, producing MDAQKLKGQVALITGADSGIGKGVAIAMGAAGAKVLVNYVHNHDAADKVVEEIKAAGGEAITFHADVSKEDEVKAMFAKIIDTYGTVDILVNNAGLQKDAKFVDMTLDEWNTVININLTGQFLCSREAAKEFIKRGVVEGVSRAAGKIICMSSVHEVIPWAGHVNYAASKGGISMFMKSIAQELAPHKIRVAGIGPGAIQTPINKDAWETPEALDKLLTLIPYNRIGQPGDIGKLAAWLASDEADYITGTTIFIDGGMTLYPGFADNG
- the hemF gene encoding oxygen-dependent coproporphyrinogen oxidase, whose amino-acid sequence is MISKEQIAADYKEIQDEICAALEATDGKAVFAEELWEREGGGGGRTRIIQNGDIFEKGGVNFSAVEGQLPHNIKKALNVEQDDFFATGVSIVIHPNHPLVPIIHMNIRYFEMPSSFGQDRPPVRWFGGGIDLTPHYVIDEDARFFHQQLKDVCDRFNHDFYHRFKTWADDYFYIKHRNETRGIGGIFYDRLANSDDMRLEDIFEFSKAVGRSFAPTYIELVNRNRNKPFTDNQQQWQYQRRSRYTEFNLVYDAGTKFGLETNGRIESILMSLPPTAKWVYDYHATPGSEEEKTLSLLKKGVKWV
- a CDS encoding MFS transporter encodes the protein MTATASSTISRNAIFLVLVASLGYFVDIYDLLVFSIVRKASLHDIGVADADMLLKGQFIINVQMFGLLLGGLLWGIIGDKLGRIKVLFGSILLYSIANFANAYVYDVNSYAIIRFIAGIGLAGELGAGITLVTETLSKEKRGYGTMIVAVIGLFGAAAAYAVAKYGWQTAYKVGGGLGVILLLLRLGTFESGMFKNVQQSGVSKGNFFMLFSSFDRFKKYLYCILIGAPLWYVVGVLVTLSPEFGKALGAKEPLSAGEGVLYTYIGIAIGDIFAGLLAQITKSRRLTMAVFLTLSVVSAFTYLGSTGITHDKFVWTCFFMGCTVGYWATFVTIAAEQFGTNIRSTVTTTVPNFVRGSLIPINMAFNAFVVHYGMVTSGYIMMVILTVISLLSLSQLKETFGKDLDYLEVS
- a CDS encoding menaquinone biosynthesis protein — translated: MNKIKVSAVSYTNTKPFLYGLQHSAIQDNIELSLDNPSDCAQKLIDDVVDIGLIPVAATLSMPQWEIVSAYCIGAVGAVNSVFIFSNCAINDVKTVQLDPQSRSSNNLARVLLKNYWKIQPELITGADDYSHATDANTAFVQIGDRTFGKKENYKYVYDLAEEWQKFTGLPFVFAAWIANKPIPADFMKQFDEALRFGLAHRHELLKQLPQRADFDLEDYLMHKLDFDLTDDKRKALYLFLDYIKAL
- the mqnE gene encoding aminofutalosine synthase MqnE codes for the protein MEVSDNFQVLLNNPQLLPELKDIAEKVLHNQRITFDEGVMLYEKAELGYLGVLANYIREQKHGDKTYFNRNFHIEPTNLCVYDCKFCSYSRLIKQRSEGWEYTMEEMLDIVYKYDDQPVTEVHIVGGVLPQYDVAFYSELFTRIKKHRPNLHVKALTPVEYHYIFKKAKIDYATGMQLMKDAGLESIPGGGAEIFHPEVRELIAKDKCNADQWLAIHEEWHKLGMRSNATMLYGHIEKFWHRVDHMERLRQLQDRTGGFQTFIPLKFRNQDNQMSDVPESTVVEDLRNYAIARIYLDNFDHVKAYWAMISRTTAQLSLNFGVDDIDGTLDDTTKIYSMAGAEEQHPGMSTKELVTLIKNAGRHPIERDTLYNVVTDYNTYEFPEEEKPRFYKLPVIN
- a CDS encoding cold-shock protein; translation: MKTGKVKWFNTQKGYGFIVTDDGKDLFVHFKDVQGGVNAIKDNDSVEYEVEEGRKGLQAVNVKKV
- a CDS encoding O-acetylhomoserine aminocarboxypropyltransferase/cysteine synthase, whose protein sequence is MSALKFETLQLHAGQEVDPTTGSRAVPLYQTTSYVFNSAEHGANLFALKEFGNIYTRLMNPTTDVFEKRIAALEGGVAALATASGQAAQFIALNNILQAGDNFVTSPFLYGGTYNQFKVAFKRLGIEARFAADDTAESIEKLIDDKTKAIYTESIGNPGFNIPDFEKLSALANKHDLPLIVDNTFGAGGYLFRPLQHGAHVVVESTTKWINGHGTSIGGAIIDGGNYNWGNGKFPQFTQPSEGYHGLVFADVFGIGGPFGNIQFIIRARVEGLRDFGPSQSPFNSWLNLQGLETLSLRVQRHVDNALELAKWLEKQDFVESVNYPGLESSPQHTLAKKYLKNGFGAVLSFEIKGGKENATKVIDNLNLVSHLANVGDAKTLIIQPSATTHQQLSDTEQLAAGVTPASLRVAVGIEHIDDIKADFAQAFAKVQELAAQLA
- a CDS encoding histidine phosphatase family protein is translated as MQKTLYIVRHGQTDLNKQGIVQGRGRDTDLNDEGRRQAQQFYAAYKHVPFNKIYISKLKRTQQSIQQFIDLGIPYEKLEGLDELAWGIYEGQPSTPENKAAFLDLMRNWLDGNLDVKFEGGESPNEVKARQLQALETIMSHPEEKNVLICMHGRALRLLLCILTDQPLTQMDTFPHQNLVLYKVTYDGSKFEIVDFNNASHIKNS
- a CDS encoding aminotransferase class V-fold PLP-dependent enzyme, coding for MKIETIAIHAGNHTDAATKAVVQPIIMATTFERDADGGFSSGYQYSRAANPNRSSLEQVLAKLEGGAEAAAFSSGNAAGMSVFQALEPGTHIIAPDDMYHGLRNQLKQLFVGILEFDFIDVNNTDVLETHIKPNTGLIWIETPSNPLLKITDIKKVVAVAKQHGIKVVVDNTFATPICQQPLALGADMVMHSATKYFGGHSDLMGGALITAEKNEFWGKIRNVQTMGGAIPSPMDCYYLTRSIKTLPYRVHGHVHNAQLLAAYLEGHTKVEQVMYPGLKSHPQYDIVQQQMSAPGAMLSFTLKGGETEAKRVINALKIFTQATSLGGVESLIEHRASVEGLDTKTPFNLLRVSVGLEHIDDLIADMEQVMRIG